The following proteins are co-located in the Sulfitobacter guttiformis genome:
- a CDS encoding energy transducer TonB codes for MGHASVITFILFGGLFTSRPDPVEFLEAAMVSGEEFQALVDAAREPVVEALEETPAAPEVTEEAPEIDVATPEPVAPPPPTEIAEPAEEPVEDIAPEISEAAPESPEPPAEVNVPDAPVSPRPVVRPAQTVAPTPAPAPEPEAVQEPEPQEAVIPEETGETVEPPREEAQEPEASDRIVTEAALPPANSPNASVRPPARRPSAPRPVETPAATPVPVPAPTEQAAQVDDAAVQAALEAALSSATATVPTGPPMSSGEKDALRIAVQACWNVDPGARWAQTTVTVAMNMTSDGKVIPTSLRMIASEGGDSSTANAAFGAARRAILLCQKDGYPLPAEKYGQWQEIEMTFNPERMRVR; via the coding sequence GTGGGGCATGCAAGCGTCATCACCTTTATTCTGTTTGGCGGTCTGTTTACCTCGCGCCCCGATCCGGTCGAATTTCTTGAGGCAGCCATGGTGTCTGGCGAGGAGTTTCAAGCGCTTGTGGATGCTGCGCGTGAACCTGTTGTCGAGGCCCTTGAAGAAACGCCCGCAGCCCCCGAAGTAACCGAGGAAGCCCCCGAAATCGACGTGGCAACCCCCGAACCTGTAGCACCGCCACCCCCGACCGAAATTGCTGAGCCTGCCGAGGAGCCTGTGGAGGACATCGCACCGGAAATCTCCGAAGCGGCCCCGGAATCTCCCGAGCCACCCGCCGAAGTAAATGTACCCGATGCACCTGTGTCGCCGCGCCCTGTGGTACGTCCTGCCCAGACGGTTGCCCCGACACCTGCACCCGCACCGGAGCCGGAGGCGGTTCAGGAGCCAGAGCCACAGGAAGCAGTAATTCCCGAAGAAACGGGCGAGACTGTCGAGCCGCCGCGCGAGGAGGCGCAAGAGCCCGAAGCGAGCGACCGCATCGTAACAGAGGCGGCACTGCCGCCAGCCAATTCGCCCAATGCCTCTGTGCGCCCGCCAGCACGCCGCCCCTCCGCGCCGCGCCCTGTCGAAACGCCCGCAGCGACCCCTGTTCCCGTACCTGCCCCGACCGAGCAGGCAGCGCAGGTCGATGATGCGGCAGTACAAGCTGCACTTGAGGCGGCACTGAGTTCGGCGACTGCGACCGTTCCCACTGGGCCGCCGATGTCATCCGGCGAAAAGGATGCGTTGCGGATTGCTGTGCAGGCCTGCTGGAACGTGGACCCCGGTGCACGTTGGGCGCAGACCACGGTCACCGTGGCGATGAATATGACGTCTGATGGTAAGGTTATCCCGACATCGCTGCGCATGATCGCAAGCGAAGGGGGCGATTCATCAACAGCAAATGCGGCCTTTGGCGCAGCACGGCGCGCAATCCTGCTCTGCCAAAAAGACGGCTATCCCCTGCCTGCTGAAAAATACGGCCAGTGGCAAGAAATCGAGATGACCTTCAATCCAGAGCGGATGCGGGTCAGATGA
- the tolR gene encoding protein TolR: MAGGVIQKSGGGSGRRKRRGGGRAMSEINVTPFVDVMMVLLIIFMVAAPLLTVGVPVELPKTAAQALPGEQEEPLSVTITVDGTVQIMTTETAREELIPKLRAVAAEREGDRVFLRADGAVPYSAVMEIMGALNAGGFSNIGLVTDIGGPTLDGTGN; the protein is encoded by the coding sequence ATGGCGGGCGGTGTGATTCAGAAAAGTGGTGGCGGGAGCGGGCGCCGTAAGCGGCGCGGCGGCGGGCGTGCTATGTCCGAAATCAACGTCACGCCCTTTGTGGACGTAATGATGGTATTGCTGATTATCTTTATGGTGGCGGCACCGCTGCTGACAGTGGGTGTGCCTGTCGAATTGCCAAAGACTGCGGCACAGGCTCTTCCGGGTGAACAAGAAGAGCCATTGTCGGTCACGATCACGGTTGATGGCACCGTGCAGATTATGACAACCGAAACAGCGCGTGAAGAGCTGATCCCCAAGCTTCGCGCTGTCGCGGCAGAGCGAGAGGGCGATCGTGTGTTCCTTCGCGCAGACGGTGCCGTGCCCTATAGTGCCGTCATGGAAATCATGGGCGCGCTGAATGCAGGTGGCTTTTCCAACATCGGTCTGGTGACTGACATCGGCGGTCCTACGCTGGACGGCACTGGTAACTGA
- the tolQ gene encoding protein TolQ produces the protein MQTAFIAAAAVGESITVWGMFAQATITVKLVMISLVMASFWTWSIIVQKIIQFRAVRRDLEEFDRAFWSGEPLDTLYDQIGPEPVGASQKIFVAGMTEWRRSHRDDGGLIPGATARIDRAMNVAISKEALTLQKGLQVLATTGSTTPFIGLFGTVFGIMNAFIEIAEQQNTSLAVVAPGIAEALLATGLGLVAAIPAVIYYNKLSADSDAILGDYDAFADEFATILSRQLDT, from the coding sequence ATGCAGACAGCATTTATAGCGGCCGCCGCAGTAGGCGAGAGCATTACCGTGTGGGGCATGTTTGCCCAAGCGACGATCACAGTAAAGCTGGTGATGATCTCGCTGGTCATGGCGAGCTTTTGGACGTGGTCAATTATCGTACAGAAGATTATCCAGTTTCGCGCGGTCAGGCGCGATCTGGAGGAGTTTGACCGAGCGTTCTGGTCGGGCGAGCCGCTGGATACACTCTATGACCAGATCGGCCCTGAGCCTGTTGGCGCCTCCCAGAAGATATTTGTCGCAGGCATGACCGAATGGCGACGCTCGCACCGCGATGATGGCGGCCTGATCCCGGGTGCGACGGCGCGGATCGACCGCGCAATGAATGTGGCAATCTCCAAAGAGGCACTCACTTTGCAAAAGGGTTTGCAGGTATTGGCGACAACCGGATCCACGACCCCTTTTATTGGTCTTTTCGGGACGGTTTTCGGGATCATGAACGCATTTATCGAGATTGCAGAGCAACAAAACACAAGTCTGGCAGTGGTTGCACCTGGTATTGCTGAGGCGCTGCTTGCCACCGGGCTGGGGCTGGTTGCTGCGATCCCCGCCGTAATTTACTATAATAAGCTAAGTGCCGATAGTGACGCGATCCTCGGTGACTACGATGCCTTTGCGGATGAATTCGCGACAATCCTCAGCCGCCAGCTGGATACTTGA
- the ybgC gene encoding tol-pal system-associated acyl-CoA thioesterase produces the protein MMPSDPTTHLKEIRVYYEDTDMAGIVYYANYLRYIERARSDWVREVGIDQLAMKAAGVVFAVRRVEAEYISPARFDDVLEVRTTLESLSAAKMVMAQQVWRGGTLIFTANVLIVCIGSGGKPVRLPAECRLLQR, from the coding sequence ATGATGCCGAGCGATCCAACGACCCACCTCAAGGAAATCCGTGTCTATTACGAAGACACCGACATGGCCGGAATTGTATATTATGCCAATTACCTGCGCTATATCGAGCGCGCGCGGAGCGATTGGGTCCGCGAAGTCGGTATTGACCAACTGGCCATGAAAGCGGCGGGGGTGGTGTTTGCTGTGCGCCGCGTCGAGGCAGAGTACATCAGCCCCGCGCGGTTTGATGATGTGCTGGAAGTGCGTACCACGCTTGAGAGCCTGAGTGCGGCGAAGATGGTCATGGCGCAGCAGGTATGGCGGGGGGGAACTCTAATTTTTACCGCTAATGTTTTAATTGTGTGTATCGGTTCGGGTGGAAAACCCGTGCGCTTGCCAGCGGAATGTCGCCTGCTGCAAAGGTGA
- the ruvB gene encoding Holliday junction branch migration DNA helicase RuvB: protein MIDSDPIVRPEGMPEDFDRALRPQMLDEFVGQAEARSNLKVFIQSAKQREEAMDHTLFHGPPGLGKTTLAQIMARELGVGFRMTSGPVLAKAGDLAAILTNLEARDVLFIDEIHRLNPAVEEVLYPALEDFELDLVIGEGPAARTVRIELQPFTLVGATTRMGLLTTPLRDRFGIPTRLEFYTEDELFIIVDRNARKLGAPADEGGAREIAKRARGTPRIAGRLLRRVVDFAVVEGDGRVTRALADMALTRLGVDHLGLDGADRRYLRLIAENYQGGPVGIETLSAALSESRDALEEVIEPFLLQQGLIQRTPRGRMLAQKAWVHLGMEPPKRDVDLFG from the coding sequence ATGATTGACAGTGACCCGATTGTACGGCCCGAGGGTATGCCGGAAGATTTCGACCGCGCCTTGCGTCCGCAAATGCTTGATGAATTTGTGGGACAAGCGGAAGCGCGGTCAAACCTAAAAGTATTCATACAGTCGGCCAAACAGCGCGAAGAGGCCATGGACCATACATTGTTTCACGGTCCGCCGGGATTGGGCAAGACAACGCTGGCGCAGATTATGGCGCGGGAGCTTGGGGTCGGGTTTCGCATGACGTCAGGTCCTGTGCTCGCCAAGGCGGGTGATCTGGCGGCGATTCTCACCAATTTGGAAGCGCGGGACGTTTTGTTTATCGACGAGATACACAGGCTTAATCCTGCGGTGGAGGAGGTGCTGTATCCGGCGCTAGAAGATTTCGAGCTGGATCTTGTTATCGGTGAAGGGCCTGCGGCGCGGACGGTTCGTATCGAATTGCAGCCCTTTACGCTGGTGGGGGCAACAACGCGGATGGGGCTGCTCACGACCCCGCTGAGGGATCGGTTCGGAATCCCCACGCGTTTGGAGTTCTATACGGAGGACGAATTGTTCATAATCGTGGACCGCAATGCGCGCAAGCTGGGCGCGCCTGCGGACGAGGGCGGCGCGCGGGAGATCGCGAAACGCGCGCGCGGCACGCCGCGGATTGCGGGAAGGTTGCTGCGCCGTGTTGTAGATTTTGCTGTGGTCGAGGGGGACGGGCGTGTAACCCGTGCGCTGGCGGATATGGCGCTGACGCGGCTGGGGGTGGATCATCTGGGGCTGGATGGAGCTGACCGGCGGTATCTCCGGCTGATCGCCGAGAACTATCAGGGCGGTCCTGTCGGGATCGAGACGCTTTCTGCGGCGCTGTCTGAATCCCGTGATGCCCTCGAAGAGGTGATTGAACCGTTTTTGTTGCAACAGGGATTAATCCAGCGGACCCCGCGAGGGCGGATGCTGGCGCAGAAAGCTTGGGTGCATCTGGGGATGGAGCCGCCTAAACGGGACGTGGACCTGTTTGGATAG
- the ruvA gene encoding Holliday junction branch migration protein RuvA: MIGKLTGRVDYRAVDHVLLDVRGVGYLVFCSERTLSSLPPVGEMAAVFTDMLVQETNLQLFGFTTLAEKEWHKLLISVQGVGAKASLAILGALGPDGVGRAIALGDWNAVKAAKGVGPKLAQRVVMDLKDKAPAMMAMGGTVAQALGDAEAEVIEAPTPRKKAVVAPNASAQSEALSALSNLGYSPGDAAGAVARAAGEMPDAETTVLIRAALKLLAPKE; encoded by the coding sequence ATGATCGGCAAGCTGACGGGGCGCGTTGATTACCGCGCTGTGGATCATGTGCTGTTGGATGTGCGCGGCGTCGGGTACCTTGTGTTTTGCTCCGAGCGGACGCTTTCGTCATTGCCGCCGGTGGGGGAGATGGCGGCCGTTTTCACCGATATGCTGGTGCAGGAGACCAACTTGCAGCTTTTTGGGTTCACCACGCTTGCAGAAAAGGAATGGCACAAGTTGCTGATCTCGGTGCAGGGGGTAGGTGCAAAAGCATCGCTTGCTATTCTGGGTGCGCTCGGTCCTGACGGTGTGGGGCGGGCGATTGCGTTGGGCGATTGGAACGCGGTCAAGGCTGCCAAAGGGGTCGGCCCGAAGCTGGCACAGCGGGTTGTGATGGATCTCAAGGACAAAGCCCCCGCTATGATGGCAATGGGCGGCACCGTGGCGCAAGCACTGGGTGATGCGGAGGCCGAAGTGATCGAGGCGCCGACCCCGCGTAAAAAAGCAGTCGTGGCGCCAAATGCCTCTGCCCAGTCCGAAGCTCTGTCGGCGTTGTCCAATCTGGGCTATTCGCCGGGTGATGCTGCGGGGGCTGTCGCGCGCGCCGCAGGAGAGATGCCAGATGCGGAAACAACGGTGTTGATCCGTGCGGCGTTGAAACTTCTGGCGCCAAAAGAGTAA
- the ruvC gene encoding crossover junction endodeoxyribonuclease RuvC → MRVIGIDPGLRNMGWGVIDVDGSRLSHVANGICHSATGVPLAERLLSLHAQLTRVFSTYRPHTAAVEHTFVNKDGVATLKLGQARGIALLVPAQMGLEVGEYAPNNVKKTVVGVGHADKGQVAHMVRMQLPGVQFEGPDAADALAIAITHAHHGGASKYAAAVARASA, encoded by the coding sequence ATACGGGTAATCGGCATTGATCCGGGCTTGCGAAATATGGGTTGGGGCGTGATTGACGTCGATGGCAGCAGGCTCAGCCATGTGGCAAACGGGATTTGCCACTCAGCCACGGGTGTGCCGCTGGCCGAGCGTTTGCTCAGCCTGCATGCGCAACTCACGCGGGTTTTTTCGACCTACCGGCCACATACTGCCGCAGTAGAACATACATTTGTTAACAAAGACGGTGTTGCGACCCTCAAGCTGGGGCAGGCGCGAGGGATTGCCTTGCTGGTGCCTGCGCAGATGGGGCTAGAAGTGGGCGAATACGCCCCGAACAATGTGAAAAAGACCGTTGTTGGTGTGGGTCACGCTGATAAGGGGCAGGTGGCGCACATGGTGCGGATGCAATTGCCCGGTGTTCAGTTCGAAGGACCGGATGCGGCTGATGCGCTGGCAATTGCGATTACCCATGCCCACCATGGTGGGGCGTCAAAATACGCCGCTGCTGTCGCGAGGGCAAGCGCATGA
- a CDS encoding DUF1127 domain-containing protein — translation MAAFDTTRTTYGVASFASRTCAFVADLAMQVQAWNDARVTRNALSNLTDRELADIGLVRGEIDSIANSNMIR, via the coding sequence ATGGCTGCTTTTGACACTACCCGCACCACCTATGGCGTTGCATCATTTGCATCACGCACCTGCGCTTTTGTTGCCGATCTGGCCATGCAGGTTCAGGCATGGAACGACGCACGCGTTACCAGAAATGCACTGTCTAATCTGACAGACCGCGAACTGGCCGATATCGGTCTTGTACGTGGCGAGATTGACAGCATTGCAAACAGCAACATGATCCGCTGA
- a CDS encoding 50S ribosomal protein L11 methyltransferase translates to MPTFTALTTLTGRAPAYALGEAMEDLTPEPTGVGVFEMEDGSGLWEVGGYFEEAPDMTALAVLAAAFGAKSFNVSELPETDWVAHVRRELAPVEAGRFFVYGSHDADKVPDDCQPLLIEAAMAFGTGHHGTTLGCLKALDRLALDGFVGQRVVDIGCGTAVLAMGAARIWADPVLASDIDEVAVDVARANVVANGLEGRVDCVEAAGFDHPALAAAAPFDLVFANILKGPLIALAPDMAGVMQKGAYAILSGILNEQADEVIGVYAQSGINLHHRESIGDWTTITLRKMT, encoded by the coding sequence ATGCCGACATTCACCGCACTCACGACACTCACGGGGCGCGCGCCTGCCTATGCCTTGGGCGAGGCGATGGAGGACCTAACGCCGGAGCCTACAGGTGTTGGTGTTTTTGAAATGGAAGACGGATCGGGCCTGTGGGAGGTCGGGGGCTATTTCGAGGAGGCGCCGGACATGACCGCGTTGGCCGTTCTGGCAGCGGCATTCGGCGCGAAGAGTTTTAACGTCTCGGAACTGCCGGAAACCGATTGGGTCGCCCATGTGCGGCGTGAGTTGGCCCCTGTCGAGGCAGGACGGTTTTTTGTCTATGGGTCGCATGATGCCGATAAAGTCCCAGATGATTGTCAGCCCCTGTTGATCGAGGCTGCGATGGCGTTTGGGACCGGGCACCACGGGACAACCTTGGGATGCCTCAAGGCGCTGGACCGTCTGGCGCTGGACGGGTTTGTGGGCCAGCGCGTTGTCGATATCGGATGTGGAACAGCAGTGCTGGCGATGGGTGCTGCGCGGATCTGGGCGGATCCTGTGCTGGCGTCTGATATTGACGAAGTTGCGGTGGATGTCGCGCGGGCAAATGTGGTGGCAAACGGTCTGGAGGGTCGGGTCGACTGTGTCGAAGCGGCAGGATTCGATCATCCAGCACTGGCAGCGGCTGCGCCCTTCGATCTGGTGTTCGCCAATATTCTCAAAGGACCGCTGATCGCACTCGCGCCTGATATGGCGGGGGTAATGCAGAAGGGCGCTTATGCGATTCTGTCCGGTATTTTGAACGAGCAGGCGGATGAGGTGATTGGCGTTTATGCACAGTCTGGCATCAATCTTCATCATCGAGAGAGTATTGGTGACTGGACGACGATAACACTCCGGAAAATGACCTAA
- a CDS encoding MFS transporter, with amino-acid sequence MIEFLTLDDGRNQPLWRRPIALLFVMALAMPIAFFTWYALLNNFVKEVADFDGADIGLLHTIREIPGFLSFLVIFVIIIVREQVLGLVSLILLGAATAITAWYPQLTGIMILTFLSSVGFHYYETVNQSLQLQWLPKDKAPQILGWLMATGSAATFCVYFVIMVLWEPLGLTYNSVFMIGGGITMAVAVFALLAYPQYESPHPQIKKLVLRRRYWLYYALQFMSGARRQIFMVFAGFMMVEKFGFAVHEVAGLYLVNLVINMVIAPMLGRIVGRFGERNALMFEYTGLVCVFLSYGAVYWFDLGFEVAAVLYVLDHMFFGLSLALKTYFQKIGAPGDMAPTAAVAFTINHIAAVFLPVTLGLLWLASPAAVFLLAAGMAAVSFGLATMIPRHPEAGNETVFVARRLRAAE; translated from the coding sequence ATGATTGAATTTCTTACCTTGGATGATGGTCGCAACCAGCCTCTGTGGAGGCGGCCTATCGCGTTGCTTTTTGTGATGGCGCTGGCAATGCCGATCGCATTTTTCACATGGTACGCGCTTTTGAACAATTTTGTGAAGGAAGTGGCCGATTTTGACGGGGCCGATATCGGGCTTTTGCATACAATCCGCGAGATACCCGGATTTCTGTCGTTTTTGGTGATTTTTGTCATCATCATCGTGCGCGAGCAGGTTCTTGGGCTTGTCTCGCTCATTTTACTGGGGGCAGCGACGGCAATCACGGCGTGGTATCCACAACTCACGGGTATTATGATACTGACGTTCCTGAGTTCTGTCGGATTTCACTATTACGAGACGGTGAATCAGTCGCTGCAGTTGCAATGGCTACCCAAGGACAAAGCGCCACAAATTTTGGGATGGCTCATGGCGACCGGCTCGGCGGCTACCTTTTGTGTGTATTTCGTGATTATGGTTTTATGGGAGCCCTTGGGCCTTACTTATAATAGTGTGTTCATGATCGGCGGCGGCATCACCATGGCAGTGGCAGTGTTTGCGCTGCTTGCCTACCCGCAATACGAGAGCCCGCATCCGCAGATCAAAAAGCTGGTTCTGCGCCGCCGCTACTGGCTTTATTATGCATTGCAATTCATGTCCGGTGCACGGCGGCAGATATTCATGGTTTTTGCCGGTTTCATGATGGTTGAAAAATTCGGCTTCGCGGTGCACGAGGTTGCAGGGCTATATCTGGTCAATCTTGTGATCAATATGGTGATCGCACCCATGCTGGGCAGAATCGTGGGTCGGTTCGGCGAGAGAAACGCACTGATGTTCGAGTATACGGGGCTGGTGTGCGTCTTCCTGTCTTATGGGGCGGTTTACTGGTTTGATCTGGGGTTCGAGGTCGCGGCCGTCCTTTACGTGCTGGATCACATGTTTTTCGGTCTGTCGCTTGCGCTCAAGACCTATTTCCAGAAGATCGGCGCGCCGGGAGATATGGCGCCTACAGCGGCGGTCGCGTTTACGATCAATCATATTGCAGCTGTGTTTTTGCCGGTAACCTTGGGGCTTCTATGGCTTGCGTCGCCTGCGGCAGTGTTTTTGCTGGCTGCGGGAATGGCTGCGGTTTCATTCGGGCTGGCCACGATGATCCCGCGCCATCCCGAGGCCGGAAACGAGACAGTCTTTGTGGCGCGCCGGCTCAGGGCAGCGGAGTAA
- a CDS encoding primosomal protein N': MFFEAGTLVSVLTTQPLDRALDYRAPEGGCFRGAYVEVPLGPRKVIGVVWGAGKGDYDYSKVRAIIRVLDAVPMREEMFSFLEKSAAYTLTPLSAMLRLTTRAPGLGDPPSMQKIYRRGEGEPDRVTAARTKVLETLAEYGDLAFTLRELGEMAAVTSSVIKGLVKQGVVREEESPRYMPFVRLDPELPSKALTEDQAAAAAVLAVGVTSGDYGTTLLRGVTGSGKTEVYLEAVAAALRAGRQALVLLPEIALTAEFYTRVEARFGAKPAEWHSGATMTERRRIWRMVGEGNAQLVIGARSALFLPFQNLGLIVVDEEHDTSYKQEEGVLYNARDMAVLRASICGAHVVLASATPSLESWANAQAGKYTKLELTSRFGPAVMPTMGTIDMRSEGLPSDRWVSPSLKKEVDARLERGEQAMLFINRRGYAPVTLCRACGHQIGCDDCDARMVEHRFLKRLICHQCGESKPMPTACPSCEAEDKMAPIGPGVERLGEEAHALWPDARIATLSSDMYGSARALKEEIAGIAQGSADIIIGTQLVAKGHNFPKLTLVGVIDADLGLTGSDLRAAERTFQLMRQVAGRAGRAEAPGTALLQTYQPDHPVIRSILAGDEEGFWKAEAKEREQAGMPPYGRLAGIILSGPDVAAVFDAGNQLARNDKALRDVGAQVYGPAPAPIARVRGRHRVRLLVKASKNVALQRALSIWISQIKLKGDLRLAVDIDPQSFY; this comes from the coding sequence ATGTTCTTTGAGGCCGGCACGCTGGTATCAGTGCTGACAACACAACCGCTTGATCGCGCGCTGGATTACCGCGCCCCCGAGGGTGGGTGTTTTCGGGGCGCTTATGTCGAGGTTCCGTTGGGCCCCCGCAAGGTCATCGGGGTGGTCTGGGGTGCCGGAAAGGGTGATTATGACTACAGCAAAGTACGCGCCATCATCCGCGTGCTCGACGCGGTGCCCATGCGAGAAGAAATGTTTTCATTCCTTGAGAAATCCGCCGCCTACACGCTGACGCCGCTCAGTGCGATGCTGCGCCTGACGACCCGTGCGCCAGGCCTTGGTGATCCGCCGTCGATGCAAAAGATCTACCGGCGCGGCGAGGGAGAGCCTGACCGTGTGACTGCGGCCCGAACCAAGGTATTGGAGACGCTGGCGGAATACGGTGATCTGGCATTCACCCTGCGGGAGTTGGGTGAGATGGCGGCGGTAACCTCGTCTGTGATCAAGGGCTTGGTCAAGCAAGGGGTCGTGCGCGAGGAAGAAAGCCCGCGCTACATGCCGTTTGTGCGGCTTGACCCCGAATTACCGAGTAAGGCGCTCACGGAGGATCAGGCGGCAGCCGCTGCAGTTCTGGCCGTCGGAGTTACCTCTGGCGACTATGGCACGACCTTGCTGCGCGGAGTGACGGGATCGGGCAAAACAGAAGTTTACCTCGAGGCGGTTGCAGCGGCGCTGCGTGCGGGGCGTCAAGCGCTGGTGCTCCTGCCTGAGATCGCGTTGACGGCAGAGTTTTATACCCGCGTCGAGGCACGCTTCGGGGCAAAGCCTGCTGAATGGCACTCGGGTGCGACCATGACCGAGCGGCGGCGCATCTGGCGTATGGTGGGCGAGGGGAATGCGCAATTGGTAATCGGCGCGCGCTCCGCCTTGTTCCTGCCGTTCCAGAATCTAGGGCTGATCGTCGTCGACGAAGAGCATGATACCTCCTACAAGCAAGAAGAAGGCGTTTTGTATAACGCCCGCGATATGGCGGTGCTGCGGGCGTCAATTTGCGGAGCGCACGTCGTGCTGGCCTCGGCCACGCCCAGCCTCGAGAGTTGGGCAAATGCGCAGGCGGGCAAATACACCAAGCTCGAGCTTACTTCACGCTTTGGCCCTGCGGTAATGCCCACGATGGGGACCATCGACATGCGATCCGAGGGCCTTCCATCGGATCGCTGGGTTTCGCCCTCTCTCAAAAAAGAGGTCGATGCGCGGCTGGAGCGGGGCGAGCAGGCGATGCTGTTTATCAATCGCCGTGGCTATGCCCCCGTTACGCTGTGCCGTGCGTGCGGGCACCAGATCGGTTGCGATGACTGTGACGCGCGCATGGTCGAGCACCGGTTTCTCAAGCGGCTGATTTGCCATCAATGCGGCGAGAGCAAGCCGATGCCCACGGCTTGTCCCAGCTGTGAGGCCGAAGATAAAATGGCGCCCATCGGTCCGGGTGTGGAGCGGTTGGGCGAGGAGGCGCATGCGCTTTGGCCCGACGCACGGATTGCCACACTCAGTTCGGATATGTACGGCTCCGCGCGCGCCCTCAAAGAAGAGATCGCGGGAATTGCCCAAGGGTCAGCAGATATTATTATCGGCACGCAACTGGTTGCGAAGGGGCACAACTTTCCCAAGCTAACGCTGGTGGGGGTCATTGATGCGGATCTGGGTCTTACGGGTAGTGATCTGCGTGCAGCAGAGCGGACATTCCAGTTAATGCGGCAAGTTGCGGGACGTGCGGGGCGCGCAGAGGCACCGGGTACAGCGCTTTTGCAAACCTATCAGCCTGATCATCCGGTGATCCGCTCTATTCTCGCGGGTGACGAGGAGGGATTCTGGAAGGCAGAGGCCAAAGAGCGGGAGCAGGCGGGTATGCCGCCTTACGGCCGTTTGGCGGGAATCATCCTGAGCGGGCCGGATGTGGCAGCTGTGTTTGATGCAGGCAACCAGCTGGCGCGTAACGACAAAGCCTTGCGGGATGTTGGTGCACAGGTTTACGGGCCTGCGCCTGCGCCAATTGCACGGGTGCGGGGGCGGCACCGCGTACGGCTGTTGGTCAAGGCCAGCAAGAATGTGGCGTTGCAGCGCGCTTTGAGTATCTGGATCAGTCAGATCAAGCTAAAGGGGGATCTGAGGCTCGCCGTCGATATCGATCCTCAAAGTTTCTATTGA
- the fsa gene encoding fructose-6-phosphate aldolase, with protein MKFFVDTAEIKDIAELNDLGMVDGVTTNPSLILKSGRDIIEVTKEICSIVSGPVSAEVVAMEADAMIAEGRKLAEIAENIAVKLPLTWDGLKACKVLSDEGKMVNVTLCFSANQALLAAKAGATFISPFIGRLDDIDLDGMDLIEDIRTIYDNYGFETQILAASIRTVGHVRECALVGADVMTAPPEVIRKLATHPLTDKGLEQFMKDWAKTGQKIL; from the coding sequence ATGAAGTTTTTTGTAGATACCGCCGAAATTAAAGACATCGCAGAACTGAACGATCTGGGTATGGTCGACGGGGTCACAACCAACCCCTCGCTGATCCTGAAATCGGGACGCGACATTATAGAAGTCACAAAAGAAATCTGTAGCATCGTTTCCGGCCCCGTTTCTGCCGAAGTGGTCGCCATGGAAGCCGATGCAATGATCGCCGAAGGACGCAAACTGGCCGAGATTGCCGAGAATATCGCCGTAAAACTGCCCCTGACATGGGACGGCCTGAAAGCGTGCAAAGTGCTGTCGGACGAAGGCAAGATGGTCAATGTAACCCTGTGCTTCTCCGCCAATCAGGCATTGCTGGCAGCAAAAGCAGGGGCCACGTTCATCTCGCCGTTTATCGGGCGTCTGGACGACATCGACCTCGACGGTATGGACCTGATCGAAGACATTCGCACAATCTATGATAATTACGGGTTCGAAACGCAAATCCTCGCGGCCTCGATCCGCACGGTGGGCCATGTGCGTGAATGTGCGCTGGTAGGTGCCGATGTGATGACAGCACCACCGGAAGTGATCCGCAAACTGGCCACCCATCCCCTCACCGACAAAGGGCTGGAACAGTTTATGAAGGATTGGGCAAAAACGGGTCAAAAAATCCTCTAG